From the genome of Variovorax sp. RA8, one region includes:
- a CDS encoding OmpA family protein, translating to MMATTFSRSRLAVSLSGALLILAGLAGCATPAPPPPSKAELPFDQAIAQATDSLVVQTQKQAPLIARRSVKRGVVLDPMIDAGSAQQTVATQLLQERVSERMGSRHETIELLPFQSANLAKARYLLTGTMTRLSVEQARSPLRIDLALTELATGMVVAQSSVVARDDGLDHTPLPYYQDTPVPIRDQVIDSYVRTTATPAGQRADPYYLERIAVAPAIKDATTHYNAERFQDALAQYNSAAGGTAGNAQLRVLNGIYLSAAKLGRTAEAEQAFGKIVAYGIAQQQLGVKFLFNPGSTAFWPDTKVSGPYPMWLREIAKASADAKVCMDIVGHTSRTGSVAFNDTLSMQRARYIRQRLIGEAGVLDERTKPSGKGFRENIIGTGTDDVVDALDRRVEFKIVDCG from the coding sequence ATGATGGCCACGACCTTCTCCCGCAGCCGCCTGGCCGTGTCCCTGTCCGGCGCCCTGCTGATCCTGGCCGGCCTCGCCGGCTGCGCGACGCCCGCGCCGCCGCCGCCCTCCAAGGCCGAGCTCCCCTTCGACCAGGCCATTGCCCAGGCCACCGACAGCCTGGTCGTGCAAACGCAGAAGCAGGCGCCCCTGATCGCACGCAGGAGCGTCAAGCGCGGCGTCGTGCTCGATCCGATGATCGACGCGGGCAGCGCTCAGCAGACCGTGGCCACGCAACTGCTGCAGGAGCGGGTCAGCGAGCGCATGGGCTCCAGGCACGAGACGATCGAGCTGCTGCCCTTCCAGAGCGCGAACCTCGCCAAGGCCCGCTACCTGCTGACCGGCACCATGACGCGGCTGTCGGTCGAGCAGGCGCGCAGCCCGTTGCGCATCGACCTGGCGCTCACCGAGCTGGCCACCGGCATGGTGGTGGCCCAATCCTCCGTGGTGGCGCGCGACGACGGCCTCGACCACACGCCGCTGCCTTACTACCAGGACACGCCGGTGCCCATCAGGGACCAAGTCATCGACAGTTACGTGCGCACCACCGCCACGCCTGCAGGTCAGCGCGCCGACCCGTACTACCTGGAGCGCATCGCGGTGGCCCCTGCCATCAAGGACGCCACCACGCACTACAACGCCGAGCGCTTCCAGGACGCGCTGGCGCAATACAACAGCGCCGCCGGCGGAACGGCGGGCAACGCACAGCTGCGCGTGCTCAACGGCATCTACCTGAGCGCGGCCAAGCTGGGCCGAACTGCCGAGGCCGAGCAGGCCTTCGGGAAGATCGTGGCCTACGGCATCGCGCAGCAGCAGCTGGGCGTGAAGTTCCTGTTCAATCCGGGCAGCACCGCGTTCTGGCCCGATACCAAGGTCAGCGGCCCGTACCCCATGTGGCTGCGCGAGATCGCCAAGGCCAGCGCTGACGCCAAGGTCTGCATGGACATCGTCGGCCACACCAGCCGCACCGGCTCGGTCGCCTTCAACGACACCCTGTCGATGCAGCGGGCGCGCTACATCCGCCAGCGCCTGATCGGCGAAGCCGGCGTGCTGGACGAACGCACCAAGCCGAGCGGCAAGGGCTTTCGCGAGAACATCATCGGCACGGGGACCGACGACGTGGTCGATGCGCTCGATCGCCGGGTCGAGTTCAAGATCGTGGATTGCGGCTGA
- a CDS encoding ferritin-like domain-containing protein, which yields MAVDTEVLADDDVVDILNDLLENSRDGEYGFRTCADEVKSAEMKRVFSDRAAGCAQAASELSQLILARGGEPAEGGTATGAMHRGWVHVKGAVGANSELSMLEECERGEDAAVARYRKALKQNLPADVRSVVERQAEGAQRNHDQIKTLRDQARARG from the coding sequence ATGGCAGTTGATACTGAAGTTCTGGCCGACGACGACGTGGTGGACATCCTGAACGACCTGCTCGAGAACTCGCGAGACGGCGAGTACGGCTTTCGCACATGCGCCGACGAGGTGAAGTCGGCCGAGATGAAGCGCGTGTTCAGCGACCGCGCCGCAGGCTGCGCGCAGGCTGCGAGCGAGCTCTCGCAGCTGATCCTGGCGCGTGGCGGCGAGCCGGCCGAGGGGGGCACCGCGACGGGTGCGATGCACCGCGGCTGGGTGCATGTGAAGGGGGCAGTGGGCGCCAACAGCGAACTGTCGATGCTCGAGGAGTGCGAGCGCGGCGAGGACGCAGCCGTGGCGCGCTACCGCAAGGCCTTGAAGCAGAACCTGCCCGCCGACGTGCGCAGCGTGGTCGAGCGCCAGGCCGAGGGCGCGCAGCGCAATCACGACCAGATCAAGACGCTGCGCGACCAGGCGCGCGCCCGCGGTTGA